A genome region from Nicotiana tabacum cultivar K326 chromosome 13, ASM71507v2, whole genome shotgun sequence includes the following:
- the LOC107803152 gene encoding stress-response A/B barrel domain-containing protein HS1, with protein sequence MDAAKGGGVVKHILLAKFKDGIPADQIDQLIKQYANLVNLIEPMKAFHWGENVSIENFHQGFTHVFESTFDSTEGIAEYIDHPTHVEYANILLPQLEKVLVIDYKPEKVGP encoded by the exons ATGGATGCTGCTAAAGGAGGAGGAGTGGTGAAGCACATATTGCTAGCCAAGTTCAAAGATGGAATTCCAGCTGACCAAATCGACCAACTGATTAAGCAATATGCTAATCTTGTCAATCTCATTGAACCCATGAAAGCTTTTCATTG GGGTGAGAATGTGAGCATAGAGAACTTCCACCAAGGTTTCACTCATGTTTTTGAGTCAACGTTCGACAGTACAGAAGGTATTGCAGAGTATATAGATCATCCGACTCATGTTGAATATGCAAATATATTGCTTCCTCAGCTGGAGAAAGTCCTTGTCATCGACTACAAACCAGAGAAAGTCGGTCCCTGA